The following coding sequences are from one Streptomyces venezuelae window:
- a CDS encoding SPOR domain-containing protein, giving the protein MNDGTVLLPWFVIRQDDNGNRYRVGRYATKAEAQKIADSLHDRGHKQLYSIEKLSQNGSGR; this is encoded by the coding sequence ATGAATGACGGAACAGTTCTGCTGCCCTGGTTCGTGATACGTCAGGACGACAACGGCAACCGCTATCGCGTGGGCAGGTACGCGACGAAGGCCGAGGCCCAGAAGATCGCCGACAGCCTCCACGACCGCGGGCACAAGCAGCTCTACTCCATCGAGAAACTGAGCCAGAACGGCAGCGGCCGCTAG
- a CDS encoding alpha/beta hydrolase produces the protein MTSVVPPPAVARVLLLTTGLLNAALAVLVAAPLPRVPLLVLAAGAITSWGLLLLPPGLLGLVGAALAGRRHPWCAGLAALASFAALVHGVMPYAAASGTARQQGLHLAPARYFDGVNYAEVPDRARTLTYARVGRGDRARAKGLKLRLDLWAPPKRTDAPRPAVVWVHGGGWNKGHRSQTPAWNRWFNARGWSVFDIDYRLAPRATQLDQIGDVKCAVGWVRRHARVYGVDPDRLLLAGSSAGGNLALAAAYTEGDGRVPASCGVRDSSVAGVLSLYGPTDMRRLIAGTALRRDPMIPLLMGGSAATAPARYRLGSPARLVRGDVPPTLLLHGSADRAVPVAQARELARRLEEAGAPATYVELPWADHCFDVNWGGWGSQIARAATERFLKVVGRPPYPGKGPA, from the coding sequence GTGACGTCCGTCGTGCCGCCGCCCGCCGTGGCCCGGGTCCTGCTCCTGACCACCGGCCTGCTGAACGCGGCGCTCGCCGTCCTCGTCGCCGCCCCGCTGCCCCGCGTCCCGCTCCTGGTGCTCGCCGCCGGTGCCATCACCTCCTGGGGGCTCCTGCTGTTGCCGCCGGGGCTGCTCGGCCTCGTGGGCGCCGCGCTCGCGGGGCGACGCCACCCCTGGTGCGCGGGGCTCGCCGCGCTCGCCTCCTTCGCGGCCCTCGTCCACGGAGTGATGCCGTACGCCGCCGCGTCCGGCACCGCGCGACAGCAGGGGCTCCATCTCGCGCCCGCGCGGTACTTCGACGGCGTCAACTACGCCGAGGTGCCCGACCGCGCCCGCACCCTCACCTACGCGCGCGTGGGCCGCGGTGACAGGGCCCGCGCCAAGGGGCTGAAGTTGCGGCTCGACCTGTGGGCGCCGCCCAAGCGGACCGACGCGCCGCGACCCGCCGTCGTGTGGGTGCACGGCGGCGGCTGGAACAAGGGCCACCGCAGCCAGACCCCCGCGTGGAACCGCTGGTTCAACGCGCGCGGGTGGTCGGTCTTCGACATCGACTACCGCCTCGCACCCCGTGCCACCCAGCTCGACCAGATCGGCGACGTCAAGTGCGCCGTCGGCTGGGTGCGGCGGCACGCGCGGGTGTACGGCGTCGACCCCGACCGCCTGCTCCTCGCGGGCAGTTCGGCCGGCGGCAACCTCGCGCTCGCCGCCGCCTACACGGAGGGGGACGGCAGGGTCCCGGCGTCCTGCGGGGTGCGGGACAGTTCCGTCGCCGGTGTCCTCTCCCTCTACGGGCCCACCGACATGCGGCGCCTGATCGCGGGCACCGCGCTGCGCCGCGACCCCATGATCCCGCTCCTGATGGGCGGTTCGGCCGCCACCGCTCCAGCCCGCTACCGCCTCGGCTCGCCCGCCCGGCTCGTCCGGGGCGACGTACCGCCCACGCTGCTCCTGCACGGGAGCGCGGACCGCGCGGTGCCGGTCGCGCAGGCGCGCGAGCTGGCCCGGCGCCTCGAAGAGGCCGGCGCTCCGGCGACGTACGTCGAACTGCCGTGGGCCGACCATTGTTTCGACGTGAACTGGGGAGGATGGGGGAGCCAGATCGCGCGGGCGGCGACCGAACGTTTCCTCAAGGTCGTCGGCCGTCCGCCATATCCGGGGAAAGGTCCTGCGTAA
- a CDS encoding DUF4190 domain-containing protein produces MDIPPPPGPNAPPGGAPGQPDQPGAPWPPQPPHGQLPYQAWPGPYSPYSRPPVNGFAIASLVFGIFCFVPAVGLVLGLVGLAQIKRKGERGKGLAIAGGILSVVGVVLLVLSVATGAARDFAEGFKDAARESRQSGTGFPVDKGGCFDAPDGKIDSMEYAAQVDEVPCAGKHDGEVFASFRVTGAEYPGEDAMIDLAESKCTDLQWAYVMDTWADFGDAQIYYFMPDRTTWRHGDRHGTCIFGAVDAGERLEGSLRSDATTLDADQLAYVKADRAFSKEYLAAPAEERIEDDLDGHKKWAARVDKGLAEQARQLRAHDWPTGTQKHIDRLVTEIEKGRKEWAKAAEASDADTFDKHYLAGFRKMGDKSAIPARKSLRLGTTSPRDATPWDGPETGLDEDHGAGGDSEEA; encoded by the coding sequence GTGGACATACCGCCGCCCCCCGGCCCGAACGCCCCTCCTGGAGGCGCACCGGGTCAGCCGGACCAGCCGGGCGCCCCCTGGCCGCCGCAGCCCCCGCACGGACAGCTCCCGTACCAGGCCTGGCCCGGCCCGTACTCGCCGTACTCCCGGCCGCCGGTGAACGGCTTCGCGATCGCGTCGCTCGTGTTCGGGATCTTCTGCTTCGTGCCCGCCGTGGGCCTCGTCCTCGGCCTCGTCGGGCTCGCGCAGATCAAGAGGAAGGGCGAGCGCGGCAAGGGCCTCGCGATCGCAGGCGGCATCCTCTCCGTGGTGGGCGTCGTCCTGCTCGTGCTCTCCGTCGCCACGGGCGCCGCCCGCGACTTCGCCGAGGGGTTCAAGGACGCGGCCCGCGAGTCCCGGCAGAGCGGTACCGGTTTCCCGGTCGACAAGGGCGGCTGTTTCGACGCGCCCGACGGGAAGATCGACTCCATGGAGTACGCCGCCCAGGTGGACGAGGTCCCCTGCGCCGGGAAGCACGACGGCGAGGTCTTCGCGTCGTTCCGCGTGACCGGTGCGGAGTACCCGGGGGAGGACGCCATGATCGACCTCGCGGAGTCCAAGTGCACCGACCTGCAGTGGGCGTACGTCATGGACACCTGGGCGGACTTCGGCGACGCCCAGATCTACTACTTCATGCCCGACCGGACCACCTGGCGACACGGTGACCGCCACGGGACGTGCATCTTCGGTGCCGTCGACGCGGGGGAACGGCTCGAAGGCTCCCTGCGCAGCGACGCGACGACGCTCGACGCGGACCAGCTCGCCTACGTGAAGGCGGACCGCGCCTTCAGCAAGGAGTACCTCGCGGCGCCCGCCGAGGAGCGGATCGAGGACGACCTCGACGGGCACAAGAAGTGGGCCGCCCGCGTCGACAAGGGCCTCGCCGAACAGGCACGGCAGTTGCGCGCGCACGACTGGCCGACGGGCACACAGAAGCACATCGACAGGCTTGTCACCGAGATCGAGAAGGGCCGCAAGGAGTGGGCGAAGGCGGCCGAGGCCTCCGATGCCGACACCTTCGACAAGCACTACCTGGCGGGCTTCCGGAAAATGGGTGACAAGAGCGCCATCCCCGCTCGCAAGTCCCTGCGTCTGGGGACGACTTCGCCGCGTGACGCGACTCCGTGGGACGGCCCGGAGACCGGTCTCGACGAGGACCACGGAGCGGGCGGGGACAGCGAGGAGGCGTGA
- a CDS encoding threonine synthase, producing the protein MTDMPTHTTEATALPDRCCPADGTRVPADSLAWSCPACRGPLDLDFSPAPAPLKALTGRVNSLWRYAECLPLPAPAISLGEGRTPLVELAGPISAKLDFLMPTLSFKDRGAVMLAALARRLGPDRVIADSSGNAGTAVAAYCARAGLDCTVYVPSGTSPKKLEQITAHGARLHIVDGDRESTARAARAAADEPGTFYASHVHNPYFLHGTKTYVHELWEDLGGHLPDALVVPVGNGTLLLGAALAIRELHTAGLIARRPALYSVQSAAVAPLAEAWRAGADDLVGESPTAPTFAEGIAIPRPPRARQILHAVRASGGGFLTVTEEQIVTAQRDLAARGLYVESTGVACWAAVRDGALGERTAVVPLCGAGAKTGLANAVEG; encoded by the coding sequence ATGACAGACATGCCCACGCACACCACAGAGGCGACCGCCCTGCCCGACCGCTGCTGCCCCGCCGACGGGACGCGCGTCCCCGCGGACTCCCTCGCATGGTCGTGCCCGGCCTGCCGCGGCCCCCTCGACCTGGACTTCTCCCCCGCGCCCGCGCCCCTGAAGGCGCTGACGGGCCGGGTGAACTCCCTGTGGCGGTACGCGGAGTGCCTGCCGCTGCCCGCCCCCGCGATCTCCCTCGGCGAGGGCCGCACCCCTCTCGTGGAGCTGGCGGGGCCGATTTCGGCCAAGTTGGACTTCCTGATGCCCACGCTGTCCTTCAAGGACCGCGGCGCGGTCATGCTCGCCGCCCTCGCGCGGCGTCTCGGCCCCGACCGGGTGATCGCCGACAGCAGCGGCAACGCGGGCACGGCCGTCGCCGCCTACTGCGCGCGGGCGGGCCTCGACTGCACCGTGTACGTCCCCTCCGGTACGTCACCGAAAAAGCTGGAGCAGATCACCGCACACGGCGCCCGCCTCCACATCGTCGACGGCGACCGGGAGTCCACGGCACGCGCCGCCCGCGCCGCCGCCGACGAACCCGGCACGTTCTACGCCTCCCACGTCCACAACCCCTACTTCCTCCACGGCACCAAGACGTACGTCCACGAGCTCTGGGAAGACCTCGGCGGCCACCTCCCCGACGCCCTCGTCGTCCCCGTCGGCAACGGCACGCTGCTGCTCGGCGCGGCACTCGCGATCCGGGAGCTGCACACGGCGGGACTCATCGCGCGCCGGCCCGCGCTGTACTCCGTGCAGTCCGCGGCGGTCGCCCCGCTCGCCGAGGCGTGGCGGGCCGGCGCCGACGACCTGGTCGGCGAGAGCCCGACGGCGCCGACCTTCGCCGAGGGCATCGCGATCCCCCGCCCCCCGCGCGCCCGCCAGATCCTGCACGCGGTACGGGCCTCGGGCGGCGGCTTCCTGACGGTGACGGAGGAACAGATCGTGACGGCTCAACGGGATCTGGCCGCACGCGGGTTGTACGTCGAGTCCACGGGCGTCGCCTGCTGGGCGGCCGTGCGGGACGGGGCGCTCGGGGAGCGGACGGCGGTGGTCCCGCTCTGCGGGGCGGGCGCGAAGACAGGGCTCGCGAACGCGGTGGAGGGCTGA
- a CDS encoding S8 family peptidase, whose amino-acid sequence MAVMRHNRRRLAGISATAVAALALGVVSALPANARPDRAEGTIENAGTPGAIKNSYIVSLDKDGPKARSAAGKALAKEYGAKIERTYDKALNGYAVELSEAEAKRFAADPAVDAVVQNRTFTASATQTNPPSWGLDRIDQKTLPLDQKYTYPDSAGEGVTAYVIDTGVRISHTDFGGRASYGYDAIDNDNTAQDGHGHGTHVAGTVAGTLHGVAKKAKIVGVRVLNNQGSGTTAQVVAGIDWVTKNAVKPAVANMSLGGGADSALDTAVRNSIASGITYAVAAGNESTDASTKSPARVAEAITVGATTSTDARASYSNYGSILDIFAPGSSITSTWNSGDSATNTISGTSMASPHVAGAAAIYLGQNPSSTPAQVSSALVSASSTGVVTSPGSGSPNRLLNVTGGTTNPPGKKFTNDTDYPIRDNATAESPVTVTEVPGNAPAALSVPVTIQHTYIGDLQVQLIAPDGTAYTLKGYGTGGSSDNINTTYTVNASSETANGTWKLRVSDNAAQDTGKIDSWSLQF is encoded by the coding sequence ATGGCAGTGATGCGTCACAACCGCCGAAGACTGGCCGGGATCAGCGCGACAGCGGTCGCGGCCCTCGCCCTCGGCGTCGTCTCCGCCCTTCCGGCGAACGCCCGGCCGGACCGGGCGGAGGGCACGATAGAGAACGCCGGGACTCCCGGCGCGATCAAGAACAGCTACATCGTGAGCCTCGACAAGGACGGCCCCAAGGCCCGTTCCGCCGCGGGCAAGGCCCTCGCCAAGGAGTACGGCGCGAAGATCGAGCGGACCTACGACAAGGCGCTCAACGGCTACGCGGTCGAGCTCTCCGAGGCCGAGGCGAAGAGGTTCGCGGCCGATCCGGCCGTCGACGCGGTCGTCCAGAACCGGACGTTCACTGCCTCCGCGACCCAGACGAACCCGCCGTCCTGGGGCCTGGACCGCATCGACCAGAAGACCCTGCCGCTGGACCAGAAGTACACCTACCCGGACTCCGCGGGCGAGGGCGTCACCGCGTACGTCATCGACACCGGCGTCCGCATCAGCCACACCGACTTCGGCGGCCGCGCCTCCTACGGCTACGACGCCATCGACAACGACAACACCGCGCAGGACGGCCACGGCCACGGCACGCACGTCGCCGGGACCGTCGCGGGCACCCTGCACGGTGTCGCCAAGAAGGCCAAGATCGTCGGCGTCCGCGTCCTGAACAACCAGGGTTCGGGCACCACGGCGCAGGTCGTCGCGGGCATCGACTGGGTGACCAAGAACGCGGTCAAGCCCGCCGTGGCCAACATGTCGCTCGGCGGCGGTGCCGACAGCGCGCTCGACACGGCGGTCCGCAACTCCATCGCGTCCGGCATCACCTACGCCGTGGCGGCGGGCAACGAGTCGACCGACGCGTCGACCAAGTCGCCCGCGCGCGTGGCGGAGGCCATCACCGTCGGTGCCACGACCAGCACCGACGCGAGGGCGAGCTACTCGAACTACGGCAGCATCCTCGACATCTTCGCCCCCGGCTCCTCGATCACCTCGACGTGGAACTCCGGCGACAGCGCGACGAACACCATCTCCGGTACGTCGATGGCGTCCCCGCACGTGGCGGGCGCGGCAGCGATCTACCTGGGCCAGAACCCCTCGTCGACCCCGGCCCAGGTGTCCTCGGCCCTCGTCAGCGCCTCCTCGACGGGCGTCGTCACCAGTCCGGGTTCGGGCTCGCCGAACCGTCTCCTGAACGTCACCGGGGGTACGACCAACCCGCCGGGCAAGAAGTTCACGAACGACACGGACTACCCGATCAGGGACAACGCCACCGCCGAGTCCCCGGTGACCGTGACCGAGGTCCCGGGCAACGCGCCCGCCGCCCTGAGCGTGCCGGTGACCATCCAGCACACGTACATCGGCGACCTCCAGGTCCAGCTGATCGCCCCCGACGGGACCGCCTACACCCTCAAGGGCTACGGCACCGGCGGCAGCTCGGACAACATCAACACCACGTACACGGTGAACGCCTCCTCGGAGACGGCCAACGGCACGTGGAAGCTGCGGGTCAGCGACAACGCGGCGCAGGACACCGGGAAGATCGACTCCTGGAGTCTGCAGTTCTGA
- a CDS encoding GntR family transcriptional regulator — protein MTFGEQPAYLRVAGDLRKKIADGSLPPHTRLPSQARIREEYGVSDTVALEARKVLMAEGLVEGRSGSGTYVRERPVPRKIARTGYRAVNGGSTPFRQEQAADGVRGTWESRSEQIEADAGVAERLGIRVGDRVMCTKYVFRDAGETMMLSTSWEPLAVTGRTPVMLPEEGPLGGCGVVDRMAAIDVIVDNVAEEVGARPGLAEELTALGGVPGHVVIVVHRTYYASGRAVETADIVVPADRYRIAYHLPVR, from the coding sequence GTGACTTTCGGTGAACAGCCGGCGTATCTGCGGGTCGCGGGTGATCTCCGCAAGAAGATCGCCGACGGTTCGCTGCCGCCGCACACCCGCCTCCCCTCGCAGGCCAGAATCCGCGAGGAGTACGGGGTGTCGGACACGGTCGCCCTGGAGGCGCGCAAGGTCCTGATGGCCGAGGGCCTGGTCGAAGGCCGCTCCGGATCGGGCACCTATGTGCGCGAGCGCCCCGTCCCGCGCAAGATCGCCCGCACCGGGTACCGCGCGGTGAACGGCGGCTCGACCCCCTTCCGCCAGGAGCAGGCCGCCGACGGCGTGCGCGGCACCTGGGAGTCCCGCAGCGAGCAGATCGAGGCGGACGCCGGGGTGGCCGAGCGCCTCGGCATCCGCGTCGGCGACCGCGTGATGTGCACCAAGTACGTCTTCCGGGACGCCGGCGAGACCATGATGCTCTCCACCTCCTGGGAGCCCCTCGCCGTCACCGGTCGCACACCCGTGATGCTCCCCGAGGAGGGCCCGCTGGGCGGCTGCGGAGTGGTGGACCGGATGGCCGCCATCGACGTGATCGTGGACAACGTCGCGGAGGAAGTGGGCGCCCGCCCCGGCCTCGCGGAGGAGCTCACGGCGCTCGGCGGCGTCCCCGGGCACGTGGTCATCGTCGTCCACCGCACGTACTACGCATCGGGCCGTGCCGTGGAAACGGCCGACATCGTGGTGCCGGCCGACCGCTACCGCATCGCGTATCACCTGCCCGTGAGGTAG
- a CDS encoding (deoxy)nucleoside triphosphate pyrophosphohydrolase — MNERIVVGAALYDGGRLLAARRSAPPELAGGWELPGGKVEPGERSEDALVRELREELGVEAEPTGRVPGEWPLPGGYVLRVWTARLVSGEPRPLEDHDELRWLAPDQVWSVDWLAADVPAVEAALALPYAAH, encoded by the coding sequence ATGAACGAACGCATCGTGGTCGGCGCCGCCCTGTACGACGGCGGACGCCTGCTCGCCGCACGGCGCAGCGCGCCCCCGGAGCTCGCCGGCGGCTGGGAGCTGCCCGGCGGCAAGGTCGAGCCGGGGGAGCGGAGCGAGGACGCGCTGGTCCGCGAGCTCCGCGAGGAGCTGGGCGTCGAGGCCGAACCGACAGGACGGGTCCCGGGAGAGTGGCCGCTGCCGGGCGGATACGTCCTGCGGGTGTGGACGGCCCGCCTCGTGTCGGGCGAGCCCAGGCCCCTGGAGGACCATGACGAGCTGCGCTGGCTCGCTCCCGACCAGGTGTGGTCCGTCGACTGGCTGGCCGCCGACGTGCCCGCCGTCGAAGCGGCGCTCGCCCTGCCGTACGCCGCGCATTGA
- a CDS encoding serpin family protein has translation MRRQSSTTRSATRSTVRAVNDLTAKWAATASADRGTVFSAPGVWPLLAFLADGATGAARAELSEAVGLPADEAASGARELLAAMDRVRGMDAALGLWTRRTLTLRDAWREGVPVDALGVLTGDPAVDAAALDAWAAERTGGQIPRMPARPDKDTEFVLASALALRTAWLQPFDDGLMVPETGPWQGRSLAGLHRSTSLLDRVGVARSATGSVTELKVLGDTGVDVHLLLGEDHMGPGAVLGAGVDALARRIPVVPGTHMPYGEAGPGLEVRRVRAMSPRPATLHVATVPFTSTARHDLMARHELFGLTTAKDMTDAAEGHFPGIAVEPLALQRGEQAATATFSALGFRAAAVTVFMAYGAGLPEERYVTTDVNATFDRPFGFLAVHRTSRLVLAAGWVTDPEPYREDEHH, from the coding sequence ATGCGGCGACAAAGCTCGACAACTCGGTCAGCCACGCGGAGCACCGTTCGGGCCGTCAACGACTTGACCGCGAAGTGGGCCGCCACGGCCTCCGCCGACCGCGGCACGGTCTTCTCGGCGCCCGGCGTCTGGCCCCTCCTGGCGTTCCTCGCCGACGGCGCGACCGGCGCGGCCCGCGCGGAGCTCTCCGAGGCGGTGGGACTCCCCGCGGACGAAGCGGCGTCGGGCGCGCGCGAGTTGCTGGCCGCGATGGACCGCGTGCGCGGCATGGACGCGGCCCTCGGCCTGTGGACCAGGCGCACCCTGACCCTGCGGGACGCGTGGCGCGAGGGGGTGCCGGTGGACGCGCTGGGGGTGCTGACCGGTGACCCGGCCGTGGACGCCGCGGCGCTCGACGCGTGGGCGGCGGAGCGGACGGGCGGGCAGATCCCACGGATGCCGGCCCGTCCCGACAAGGACACGGAGTTCGTCCTGGCGAGTGCGCTGGCGCTGCGCACCGCATGGCTCCAGCCCTTCGACGACGGCCTGATGGTCCCCGAAACGGGGCCGTGGCAGGGCCGTTCCCTGGCCGGCCTCCACCGGTCGACGTCGCTGCTCGACCGTGTCGGCGTCGCGCGGTCCGCCACGGGATCCGTGACCGAGTTGAAGGTGCTCGGCGACACCGGGGTCGACGTCCACCTGCTGCTCGGCGAGGACCACATGGGGCCGGGGGCGGTGCTCGGGGCGGGTGTGGACGCGCTGGCGCGCAGAATCCCGGTGGTACCGGGAACCCACATGCCGTACGGCGAGGCCGGCCCCGGTCTGGAGGTCCGCCGGGTGCGCGCCATGTCGCCGCGCCCGGCGACGCTGCACGTCGCCACCGTGCCGTTCACGTCGACGGCGCGGCACGACCTGATGGCGCGGCACGAACTGTTCGGCCTGACCACCGCGAAGGACATGACGGACGCGGCGGAGGGCCACTTCCCGGGGATCGCGGTCGAACCCCTGGCGCTGCAGAGGGGCGAGCAGGCGGCGACCGCGACGTTCAGCGCACTCGGCTTCCGGGCCGCCGCCGTCACGGTCTTCATGGCGTACGGCGCGGGCCTGCCCGAGGAGCGCTACGTCACCACCGACGTGAACGCCACCTTCGACCGCCCTTTCGGCTTCCTCGCCGTCCACCGCACCTCACGCCTCGTCCTCGCGGCGGGCTGGGTCACCGACCCGGAGCCGTACCGCGAGGACGAGCATCACTGA
- a CDS encoding ATP-binding protein: MIGVIDTEGDCAEWAFPADPGAVRTARTAVRKQLADWGLTSVADITVLLVSELVTNSLRHASGPIGVRLVRPVDPDGTLLVEVSDPLPDPPLERVAALDDEGGRGLQLVSRSSRRWGTRPGRTGRTGKTVWFELALPG, translated from the coding sequence GTGATCGGCGTGATCGACACCGAAGGCGACTGCGCCGAGTGGGCCTTCCCCGCGGACCCCGGCGCCGTCCGCACCGCCCGCACGGCCGTCCGCAAACAGCTCGCCGACTGGGGTCTCACGTCCGTCGCCGACATCACCGTGTTGCTCGTGAGCGAGCTGGTGACCAACTCCCTGCGTCATGCCTCCGGGCCCATCGGCGTACGCCTCGTACGCCCCGTCGACCCCGACGGCACCCTCCTCGTAGAGGTGTCCGATCCACTCCCCGACCCGCCCCTGGAGCGCGTCGCCGCCCTCGACGACGAGGGCGGCCGCGGTCTCCAGCTGGTGTCCCGATCGTCACGGCGCTGGGGCACACGTCCGGGTCGTACGGGCAGGACGGGGAAGACGGTGTGGTTCGAGCTGGCGCTGCCGGGTTAG